Part of the Triticum urartu cultivar G1812 unplaced genomic scaffold, Tu2.1 TuUngrouped_contig_7152, whole genome shotgun sequence genome is shown below.
gcaccaaagacacatcaagaaacaccaagccgtgtgccggcaaccctgtcccctctagtttatcctccgtcatagttttcgtagtgcttaggcgaagccctgcggagattgttcttcaccaacagcgtcaccacgccgtcgtgctgccggaactcatctactacttcgcccctcttgctggatcgagaaggcgaggacgtcaccaagccgaacgtgtgcagaactcggaggtgccgtactttcggtacttggatcggtcggacatgaagacgtacaactacatcaaccgcgttgatataacgcttccgcgaacaatctacgagggtacgtagacaacactctcccctctcgttgctatgcatcaccatgatcttgtgtgtgcgtaggaatttttttgaaattactacgttccccaacaagtagTTGATCCCACTGCTTTTATCCATCTCAAATTCTCAATACGCATACATGCCACCTCATTAAAAGCCCACCTCAACATGCATGGGAAAAGGTTTTCCATATTAGTTCATCCAACCACTTATATTTATCTTAATATGCACGCATGCCACCTCATCAAAGGCTTAACATAACATGCATCACAAAACATCATTAATTTTTGCTACTTATATTCAATAAATAGTTTTTTACTATACAATAATAAAATATAATACATAAAATGCATTTTTCACTTTTAGTTCATACTATATCATTACTccaaatatttatttttattcatgTTTCATGCAACCAAATCTTATTAAAATAAAATGTAAGTAGTTGATCCCCACTACTAGCAATACTCTCTACATGCACACTATCCACGTCAGCACATGTCATAACAACATTCAATTTCAAACACCAATTAATCCACCAACAAGAATCCCTCTCTGGCCAGCCACTTTTCATGGGCATAATTTTGTAATGTATCATCAGTTATTTTTTGGCGAGGAATAACGCATCATCGATTACCGATGGTCACAACATTTATGCATTATATTTGATTTTTGTTGTAGGGTTGCGATTTTGAATGTAAAATTGAAGAAATTGCAATTCAGTTGGAAAAAACTATGTTGTGATATTTTATATATACAACTATGTATTGTGATTTGAGTAATATTTCAGTGTATAATCAATTCCTAGTGGCTTTCATAATTGCCCAATCGACATACGGTTTCCCAAAGGTGGTATGCAAGTTTTTTCCCCCAAAACACCTCATATAGATCATATGTTGAAGGTTTTAATACTTGCTCTAATTATATTGGTTGTTTCCCATTTGCGGATAAGTGGGGAGAATTGTGAAACAACAAAGTGATATAGTCTATTAAAATGTTACAAGGGAATCAATAGCTTTTAGCCCTTTGGTAAATGTTGTGCAAGTTTTGTTGTACAAAATAGTAGAAATGTGTtaaaaataagtgtctcaactttatacaataatcaaatataatactccctccgtcctaaaataagtgtctcaactttatatTAAATTCaatacaaagttgtactaaagttgatagaagtgtctcaactttatattaacttcaatacaaagttgtactaaagttgagacacttattttggaatgaAGAGAGTACATACATGCATTTTTCACTTTTAGTTTATATATTATTAATCCAAATATTCATGTTAATTCATGTCTCAAGCAACCAAAACTCATTAAAATAAATTGCAACCAATTCCTATGACAACACGAGGGGTATCATCCTACCCCTATGAGGGCATAACCAAAATAGAGCTCACTGACACAATTAGATATATAATTTAAGGTTATTAACAGTCGAGAATCCAAAAGAACTAGACAAAATGTATTAAAACAACATATAGTAGTAAAATGTTGTCAACATTTATCAGACACCGCTAGCAAGGGCATGTAAACTAGCAAGGTCACAACCACCCTCGTATTTCATCGGCAAAGGAACAACAACAGAGAGCTCAAACGAACCATGACGATGCAGTAAGCTCCGAGGAAGAGGGCCATGCATTAGCGCATAGTTAAGTGGCGATCTCAAGTTTGCCGTGGTCGTGTTCACCAAACTAGTAGGCTCGCCTTTTTTCCATCAGTTGTTTGATCGATCAATTAGTCATTGTTTTCTCTCCAAGGGAAATTCCTATAGTACATACATCATCGTTGGCAAAACTTGCCATGTAGGTTATTCAATGGTGTGACAGCGAGTAAATGAGGAGAGACATCAAGCTTGCATTTATATAAACCAACGACCCCACAAGCTTCAGGATGAAAAGAGAGAGCAAACTTGACGCGGTGTTTTGGCTCCTAAGTGCATATGCACCCATTATCTAAATACACATTTTGAAAAGTTCATAAATTCGGAACAATAATCCCGCGGGTATATCCGGACATTCTATGTATATGCACAAAGTTTCGGTGAAAAACGACGTTTTTGTGGCTTGTGTAAAAAAGATAAAGAAATGCAAAatgaatactccctccgtccgcgaATAAGTGTACTTCTAGCCTTTGTTCTAagtcaaaattttaaaattttgaccaaatatataCAAAAGAGTAGTAACATATATGACATAAAATTGATATAGTATGAAACTACAATTCAAAACGAATCTAGTGATACTAATTTAGTGTCATAAATGCTGCTACTTTTtcctataaagttggtcaaagttttaaaactttgacttaaGACAAAAGCTAGAAATACACTTAttcatggacggagggagtagttgtaATGAAGCATTAGAAATTGTCTTTTTTACACAAGCCACAAAAAACCTCGTTTTTCACCCAAAAACTTTGTGCACGCGCATAGAATGTCCGGATATACACGCGGGATTTTTGTTCAGAATTTTTCAACTTTTCAAAATGTGTATTTAAACAATGGGTGCATATGCACCTAGGTGCCATTGCCAATTTCCGGAGCAAACTTTATATTTTATAATCTTTATTGAACAACTTGAGATACACTCTACTAGAATACATATTATGTATTGTTGGATACCCATTTGACGATAGAACCTTGAATATCCATTTGACGATTGGTTCCCTCAAGCTGGTGTTTCCGCTAAAGATGATACGTTGAACGAACCGGAAAACCAAGTACCTTGAATAGTGCCTCGAGATGAAATCCTCAAAAATATTGTGATTAAGAGGCATTTGAATACGGTGTCGGCCACATGAAATATGGAACTAATAAGCACCTCATCCCACCCTCCTGTCATCGGGTCAATCAGGTACATAACCTTGGTGATGATTGCATGTCCCCTCTCTTCCTTGATGGACTACTGGGGGCCCACACGAAATAGAGATATTTGTGTCACGTCAACCTAAATCACCAAAATTTCAGAAAGATCGAGAGCCTTTTAACCGAAAGGTTTTGATAGTTTAACATGTGTTCTGACGGGCTTTTAGAGTTCGGATTGTTAACTAAGGTCGTCCAATATATTAACCGTTCTAAGCAATATTTTTCTCTACAGAGAAGTGGGACATGCATGGTACTATCGGAGAGCATTCTATTTTGTGTTTCTTAAAAGAACATTCTATTTCGTTTCTGGTTATCTGCGTGCGCGGTTTGTTTAGCCGAGCACATATATGCTTTTGAGCTTATTCACAAGATGATGGTACAAAACTCCCTCAAAAATAAAAAAGGTTATGGTGCTAAACACCTTGTTTATTTCTGCACTATTTGATTTCTAGTTGTATTATATCCTAGAAAATATGTGTTTGGTGGAATAAGTTTTGTCTCAACCACATGATTTTTTACTCCTATTCTCACAATTATGTTTTGGATCTTCACTCTTATATTGATTACACAATCAATTGTACTAAATAACTCACTTTTCTCTAGTATACTACTCCCAGTTCCTAATGTGTTGTTGACAACTCTACCAAATGGCTTGTACCTCACGATCGATCAAATATTTCAATATAGGATAGACACCACTTTAATTAAGAATGTAACGAAATTTCAACCTCGCGTGCATCCCTTTGTGCAAACTTTTCCTCATGTGCCGACTCTCACAATCGGACACATAGGGTTGGATGGCGTACAGTTCGTGAACTGCACATGGCGGATGGCATGAGGAGGCCTTCGCTCGCTGTCCGACACCAATGGCACTAGCGAGCATCTCCCCGATGTCGCTGCTCCATTCATCGAATCGAATAAAGTAGGCTTGCCTCCTAGGCTCcaaaatcccccccccccccccccgatttGATTCCATTCCCCACTTTCTCCGAGTTAAGAGTCAATCCATTGGAACTGTCTTAGGCtagccataatggtggtatcttagctgatATCATGCACTCGAGAATaacaaacatgctgatgtggcacaTAATTAAAGCAGAGAGAGAGGGTTAGAGTAACATAGATAGATATtgtatcataataaatgctatgtTATTATGTGTCATGCATGTCAATAAATAAGATCATCTATGATACTAATATAGTACTGAGAGTAGCCTTATGTTTACCATGTTCGTCTTGGTGAGCTCGCCAAAACATAATACTATATGATAACTAGCCGGTTGGAGGACCGGTTCTCCATGAAGAGGGCACGTAGGTAGAAATGAAATTAGGCATGCATGCAATGTTTTTATTAAATTGATAGAATAATGCCAATGCGTTGCAATGAGATATAAATATTATAGTACGTTAGCTTTTGATTTACATGTCAATAATAATGTGATtgtgtaaataaatgttcatcaaattCTGCCCGTGAATTACCTTATATTTTGATTAGAAATTTGAGTAAATTAAAGTGGAATTGATTCAGAATATAATTAAATTAAGGTGATTGATTATCATATACATGAAAGGTTGGACGAAGGGGTGGTGCGAAAAAAGGTGAAATGGAAACCTTACATTCTTAGTAGAGATTAATTATTCAAACTCCCGCCGAGTGCTCCCATGGCCAATTAAGAGGTAGTACTATACTCAAGCATACATGTATCGGTGTATTAAATTCATCACACAGGACCAACAACGGAACAGAGCATGTCGCGTCATTTATAGTATAATAGTTCACTTATTTAGTACCACTCCCTTTAGCTCCATATTAGTTGTCTCGGAATGAAGGGAGTACTAGTTAGCTATACGACTATACACTAACATTAGAACCATGCTATATACCCCCTCCATACCTAAATATAAGACGTACGGAGGGTGTACATCCATTCGATTTTCTGTACGGCAGCTTAAATCGAGCCGTATAAGGTTCAGACTGTAGACGCAAGGGCCGCTGGATTGATTTTGTCATACAGAAATCGAACCACGGGTGTCGTTCATGGAGCAGTTTCAATGACACTAATACATGACCTACCTTAATCTTTCACAATAATGATTACTGGAGCATGTGTTGTAGATCTCTATATCGACAACCCGCTTCGCTTGAAAGGAGAGGACGAGAAAAATAGAGCAGGGTGCAACTCTCACTAGCTCCATAAATGAAACCAGACTTAGAAATCTCAATTAGCATTCGTGGCCCTCTAGCCCTTTAAACTCGATCATGGGAGTAACCTCTACAACATCAAATATATATTATAAAAATGCACTTTATGACAAATGAAACCAATTTGTTGTTGTAGATGATGACATGTATTGCTATAAATTTGGTCAAGTGTAAAGAAGATTGACTCATGACTGAGCAGAACTTCAAATAATTTGGAACCGAGTGAGTAGGTAGCCATTCATCTCCTCGTCTTGGAAGTATGTAtgtttttttcctttcagaaatccccccccccccccccctctaaaaTTTAAGATATATTTATTGGCTAAGTTTCTAGAAAAAATATTAACATTGACAGTACAGTACTAAACCAATATTATATTTTGTTTGTTACTTTTGGTGCTGATATTTTATCTACAAATTTGGTGTTATTTTACAAAGCTTGACTTCATACAAAATTGACATGTTTTACAATTTCAAATAGACGCAGTGGCGGAGCTTGATAAGAAGTATAGGAGGGGCTAACCCATGTAAGGAGGGGCCATTCACTCTTCACTCAAAGATTGGGCAGAACTCCATCATTCATGTCTAATTATGTGCTAATGATATAACAAAACTACACaagctgggggggggggggccgggcAGCCCATTGAAAGGATAGTGACGAAGTCAAGATTGACCAAAAACTAAGCACCTATATGATTCGAGAGTACCCCTATAAAGACATAACTAAAGTGTAGCTCCATGACACAATTGAAATATATTATTTGAGATCAGCACTCAATGATCCAACAAATTAGATAAAATGTATTAAAAATATATCTTCTTTGTATAAATAGCTAGCCTTCACTAACTTATTTCTCTCAACATGTAAGCATGACACCTCATCATGCAACGTGCATGGGAATGGCTAACCTCAACATGCAATCTTGCCATTTATATTTGTTAAAGATTTTACAACTATACAATAGTCGAACTCAACCAAGCTCATGGAACATGGGCATTGGTGATTCAAAAAGTAGGTAACTCAAGTTTACCATGTTTGTCTTGGTGAGTTCGTCTTTTATGTCAGTTGTTTGATCGATCTACTATTCGGTGTTTCCTCTCTAGGGGCAATCGCAATAGTACTTACATCATAGTTGGCAAACTTGCCATATAGGGCATGTGATGGTGTGACGTAGAATAAATTAGGAGAGATACCAAGCTTGTATGTACATAGACCAACAATCCCACAATCTCTATGGTGAAAAGGGAGAGCAAACTTTATAATTCATCTTCTTCTATTGAACAAGTCAAGAACACTATATAAGTGTTTTGGTGTTGACGACAACTAAATTTACGGACTAACCTGGTTCCGTCTTTGGAAGCCAGCCGGTACGGGCGATGTAGTCGGAAATCGCGAACCAAAACGTCTAAGTTCCTGACGGACACGGACGGACCTGGTCGCCATATAATCAGATCGAGACGTTTCTTCTTTCTCCCCCAAAAAGAGGTCGATACCCAGAGTTCCAGACGCGCTCCGCAGCAGATATCGAAGAACCCTACTTCATGGCCAAGACGCAACAGCAGCCGTGGTTGGTACAATTCAACGGCACGAGCAAGCCCGTCCTCGTCGCACCGTTCGAGGGATGGCGCCGCTGGGACGAGGCGCCGGGCATGCCGGCGCTGCAAGGGAAGCGATGCATCGGCCTGGATGGAGGTTGGTCGCTCATGCTCGACGAGGTTACCAACGGGTGCTCCCTCGTGAGCATCGCTGATACGTCGCCGTCGGCCTCCACTGTGATCGCTCTCCCGTCCTTGCCCGAGGATGCGCCACCGCCGCACCTGCTGTTCAGCTGCGCGCTCTCGTCGCAAACCCCACCCGACTGCACCGTTGTGCTCAGCTTTTTCACGGGTATGACGTCCCTCATCCACTGCCGTCTCGGCGATGCTGAGTGGTCCTGCCTCCAAATGGACCTCCCCGAGGAGGGAGACGAGTTCGACGGCCCCATAACCGCCGGCCCGGAGGGGAGGGTGTACGCAACGACCATGCTATCCCTGGTGGCCGTCGATGCGTCGAGCCCGACATTGGCCGTCAAGACGATGGAGAGGCATCCGCCGTCCTGCCCCGTGCACGAAGGGTACAAGTGCTATCCAGTGGCATGCCCTGGTGGAGATCTCTTCTTGGTGCGCTGCTGCAACTTTGGCTACCCGTCAGAGGTTGTGGATATAAAGGTTTTTCGATGGAATCAGGATGACAACGCGTGGGAGACGGTTGAAACTATTGGGGACAGAACATTTTTCGTTGGCAGGTTTTCTTTCGCTGTCCCATCGGCGGCTGAAGCAGGAACCCAGCCCAACTGCATCCATATGCTTCACAGAGATTGCGGTGAAGCTGGTGTCTATACCATGTCTCTGGACAATATGACCATAAGGCTCAGTGTAGTCAAGGGATGTGATGAGGACCAACTACTCTGGGCTCTTCCTACTAGGTAAGTTTAGTGGACGTTTAATTCACTCGGTTGATTAGTAGGAGTGGTAGTATATTATTTGTGAGATGGTTTAATAATGTTTCTATGTATGTACCAGCTTCGGTTTGAAAGCAGTACGATCCATTGACACTCCAGATGATGTCTCCAATGAGGTAAGTCTGTACATTATTATATTATTGACAACTCATTAGACTAGCTTAGTGCAAATTGGAATTAAACAAGGCAAATTAACCTATATACTTGATAGGTGATTCAAAGAAGAACTGCACATTGCAGCGGAGAGGAAGAAAAAGAGGGCACTGCGGCCTCTCCAGATGAGAGGCGGTGGTGTGAACTCGACACCGACTTGCTGCAGCTACTACTATCCAAGATTTCATTCATCGATTTCATACACATTAATGCTGTCTGCAAGCAGTGGAACTCCAATAACAGCCCGATCCAAGATGCAAAAGTGTCGCCATTGCTCATGACAGCTCGAGGTCagcaggacggaccaaggaggaTCTTCTTGAGATTTTCGATCAGTGAGCAAGAAGAAATACGTTATCAGGGTTTACATCCCCGCTTCAGGTCTCAAATCACAGGGATCGCATTTATTGCATTTCACAAAGAATGGTTGGGTCATCATGTCAAGAAGTGGCGACCACATGTTCTTCCTAGTGAATCCGTTCAAGAATTACTCGGATGGTGGCCATGTGATTGCTCTTCCACCTTTGGATGTCCTTGGCCTCAAAGGATTGTCGTTTTCTTCGGTGCCAGGTTCTTCAGACTTCGTGGTCCTCGCCGTAGGATCTACCCCTGGCGGCGAAGTTATCATTATACAAACTTGGCGAATGGGAGATGAAGAGTGGAAGGAAGAATGCTTAAGCGATGATGATGCACCGTTCTTCATGGCATCTCACGGCCCCGTCTTCCTAGACGGAGTCTTCTATTTTCTGGACATCAATGGTAGGCTTGGAGTCGTGGACCCGAACGAGGATGAGATGGAATTTTGCGTCCTCAAAAAGCCGGATCAACCAATACGTGGAAGCGATGATGTGCATCTTCGTGAACGGAAGTGCAACTATCTGGTGGAGTGGAAGGGGGAGCTAATTGCCATTTTCCGGAAGAATGCCAATGGATTGGTCAGAATGTTCAAGCTAGACAGGTCTCAGATGCTTTGGGCGGAGTTGCAAGGTATGGAGGATGCGGCGGTGTTCTGGGATAGGAGCAATGCTCTGATTGCTGTTCCTCTGGCTGGAGAAGATTTATGTAACATGATGTTCCTACCGAACTATACTGAGACTGAAGGTGGTGGAAGGACTCAGGCATTCTACTCATTTCGGGAGCAATGCTACTACCCTTCCTTCTGTGCCAAGGAGCCCATGAACACCATATGGTTCCAGCCAGACTTGGATGTATTTACCTTGACTCACCACTAGTGCATGTTATTTCCATGTTGACCGAGAGCCTAGCCAGGAGTTCTTGGAAATTCATCGCACCATAGATAGAGCTAGCTAAGGAACAAACAACTGTACGGGGTCTAAACATCTAATGCTATATTACTGGCAAGCGAACCATCATGTTTCTTCGCTTATGCTAAATCATATGTTCTGTTAATCCTATATAATCTCTACTACTATTAAACAATCAAATAAGAACTTCCTTACATGCACCCAGCAATTAGTCCCACAAAATGCATGAGTTAATCAGCACCACACAATTAGTCCCACAAATCTAATCTAACTGCCATCATTGATCTAATACCTTTAAGGTGTGCACGTAGCAAATTCCCTTGACTGACCGTGCTCCACCTCCACCATCCATCCACCAGCATAGAAATACCAGTCCCGCGTCCATCCCCTACAATCACGCATCCGTCCACTAGCACAAAAATACCAATCCCGCGTTCGTCCCCTACATTCACGCGGTTGTCATCGGAAACTAAGGAAACTAACGAAATCAGATCCAATCGCCCTTATCCTCGATGCCGCCCACCAACACTGTATCCTGCACGCCGACCTCGCGGCACTGCATCAGAACATCGCACCATCGCCATCGCCATCGCGGATTGTTGCCGCCAGCAGCGTGGCATCCGTACACGAGGTCGCCAGAGCAGGGAGGCCAGGCGACGGAACACCCAGCGGGACCCTGCCCTCGCAGCGTGGCATCCGTCCGCGAGATCCTCAGTGCCAGGAGCCCGCCCTGCACGTCCCTTGAACCAGCCGGATACACCTTGAACCAGCCGGATACACCTTGAGCCAGCCGGATACACGCAGCCGTAATTCTTCTCTGCATTTCTTTAGGTTCAACTTCTTCCTTTGACCTGTTGCAGCATTACTCGGAATTAGAATTTTCATAATAGAGTTATAAACTATAAACTGTTGCACATCAGAATGCTAGAAGCCGTTTGTTTTACATATGTAATTAATGGTTAGTGTTTTGGCTAACTGAATCATGCACCCTATCCCCCTAGGCCTGGTGTCAAATAAAATTGGCGTTCAGAATTTAGAAAAGGTGGCTTGATTTGCATCCCCAGCATATACATAAAATCTAAAGATACGTGAGGATAAAGAATAGAACTCTATTGCCCCACCAGAATTAGATATTACCCCGTCTAAAAAATGCCATAAGACCACTAAATCACAGTCCTCTTGACAAATTAATTCTCTACTTGTCAAAGGAACAACCTATGTTTGAGGATCAACAGCAGGGCCAATATCATCATCGGCGTCACCATGGACGTCAAGGGCAGGGCCAACAACTGAATGTGGTCCAGAAAGGGGATCTGTCATTCCAAATTCGTATTAATGTCAATAAAGCTCTACTGAAACACAATATCAACAGAAATGACAATGTACTATGTTTGCATCTGCTGCTGGTGTTCATAATTAATTTCCACAATTTCCATGCTTCTCAAAATTTAATGACATTAATATTCACATGAAGGCGAAGGTATGTCATCTCCCAATAATGCGGAGGCGCGCACCCCATTTCAGGATATAAGTAACAACCAGTTATTCAGTAACTATCATCAACCTTTTCATAAATTCTGGTGCTGTTTTTGCTGTTTCTTGTACCCTAACTTGTGGTATGTACTTATGCAGACCCTAAAGAATTAAAGAGGCAGAGGAACAGAGAGTATTATGCATACAATAAAGATGATATTCTTAGAAGGCGTTGTGAGGCCCATGAGAAGAAACGGGCATCAACACCACTGTTTAAGTACCACATGCTTATGTATTGTTCAGATAACTGATGAGATGACATGCACCAAAATAACAACAATGTGCCATAGATGTGGACCTAATGAAATGCAGAGGCAAATGGTTGGGGAATAGTATTCACAAAACATGGAAGATGTATTCATTATTCAAGAGACAATGTCAAGCCTACAGTGATAAAAAAAATGGCCCCTGTGATTGCCGATATCAATGAACAAGAAAATGAAACACAAACACCGTGTCCATGTCCACTGGTAATGATGATCAACAAATTAGATGCAGCCCTATGTGGTCATACTAATTATCTTTATGACACATACATGCAGACCCTAAGGAATTGAGGAGGCAAAGTGACAGGGAGCTAGCGGTATGCACAAAACATGGATGGGATATTAAAACGACAACGCCTATCCGGTGAAAAGAGAAAGACTACTACTGACCTCCTCAACGATGATAACACTGTCACACACACCAGCTACAGGACAATCCGGTGTCACCCAACTACAAAAGTTGACATGTGCCACTACAGGTTGTGGGGTACCATAAAATATTTATTGCATGTTCTTAGCACATCGAATATGCCCAAAAAAGGGTACTAATGTGGTGCTGAATTTGTTTGGCAGGCATATGAAATACACAAAATTCATCTCATGAACGTGTCCCTCACAACAAGGGCAATAATTTAAGATGTGAGGATGAATCCAATTGGTTGCACAGGAATGATGCATATCAGAGGCAACAAATTACAGGAAGCTCAAAAAGAGCTATTGTTGTGTCTCTTGGA
Proteins encoded:
- the LOC125531464 gene encoding uncharacterized protein LOC125531464 isoform X2, producing MKIPFLDHIQLLALPLTSMVTPMMILALLLILKHRSKEEVEPKEMQRRITAACIRLAQGVSGWFKVYPAGSRDVQGGLLALRISRTDATLRGQGPAGCSVAWPPCSGDLVYGCHAAGGNNPRWRWRWCDVLMQCREVGVQDTVLVGGIEDKGDWI
- the LOC125531464 gene encoding uncharacterized protein LOC125531464 isoform X1; this encodes MLCCCSGPSLQLWGPSIVRSGSRILLSWVTSTLEIWIPFLDHIQLLALPLTSMVTPMMILALLLILKHRSKEEVEPKEMQRRITAACIRLAQGVSGWFKVYPAGSRDVQGGLLALRISRTDATLRGQGPAGCSVAWPPCSGDLVYGCHAAGGNNPRWRWRWCDVLMQCREVGVQDTVLVGGIEDKGDWI